Sequence from the Nocardioides exalbidus genome:
CCATCTCGTCGAGCGAGAACACGTCGCGGTCGCCCGAGATCGCCCAGCCGAGCAGCGCGAGGTAGTTGAGCAGGCCCTCGGGCAGGAAGCCCTGCTCGCGGTAGAGCGCCATGTGGGCCTGGGGGTCGCGCTTGGAGAGCTTCTTGTTGCCCTCGCCCATGACGTAGGGCAGGTGGCCGAAGGCCGGCGTGGTCGTCGCGACGCCGAGCTCCTTCAGCGCGTCGAAGAGGGCGATCTGGCGCGGGGTGCTGGAGAGCAGGTCCTCGCCACGGAGCACGTGGGTGATCGCCATCGTGGCGTCGTCGACCGGCGCGGTCAGCGTGTAGAGCGGGTCGCCGTTGGCACGGCAGAGCGCGAAGTCCGGGACGTGCTCGGTCTCGAAGGTGATGTCGCCGCGGACCAAGTCGTCCCAGGTGATCGAGCCGTCGGGCATCCGGAACCGCACGATCGGCGCCCGGCCGTCGGCCTCGAAGGCGGCTCGCTGCTCGGCGGAGAGCTCGCGGCAGAAGCCGTCGTAGCCCATCACCTTCGAGCCGCTCGCCTTGCGCCGCGCCTCGACCTCGTCGTTGGTGCAGAAGCAGTCGTAGGTGTACGACGACTCCCGCAGGCGGGCGAGCACGTCGGCGTAGATGTCGGTGCGCTCGGACTGGCGGTAGGGGCCGTAGGGGCCGCCGACGACGACGCCCTCGTCCCAGGTGAGGCCGAGCCACGTCATCAGGTCGATGAGCGAGTCGTAGGACTCCTCGGTGTTGCGCGCCTTGTCGGTGTCCTCGATGCGGAAGACGAAGGTGCCGCCGTGGTGGCGTGCGAACGCCCAGTTGTAGAGGGCGGTGCGGGCCAGGCCGACGTGCGGCGACCCCGTCGGGGACGGGGCCATGCGGACGCGTACGGGGGTGCTCATGTCGGGGCTCATGCTCTCTTGCTGACGGGGTTGGTGAGGGCGCCGATGCCGGCGATCGAGATCTCGACCTCGTCGCCGACCTCCATCGGCCCGACGCCCTCGGGGGTGCCGGTGAGGATGACGTCGCCGGGCAGCAGCGTCATCACGGAGGAGACGTGGGCGACGAGGGTCGGCACGTCGAAGATCATGTCGGCGGTCGAGCCGTCCTGGACGACGTCGCCGTTGAGGTGGGTCTGCACCGCGACCCCGTCGCTGAACGCCTGCGGGTCGAGGTCGGTCTCGATCCACGGGCCCAGCGGGCAGAAGGAGTCGAACCCCTTGGCGCGGGTGAACTGCACGTCGGAGCGCTGGAGGTCGCGGGCGGTCACGTCGTTGGCGATCGTGTAGCCGAAGATCACGTCGGTGGCCTGCTCGGCGGGGACGTCGCGGCAGATGCGGCCGATGACGACGGCGAGCTCACCCTCGTAGTGGAGGTCGCTCGTCTGCGGCGGGTAGAAGATCGGGTCGCCCGGGCCCACGACCGTGGTGTTGGGCTTGAGGAACATCAGCGGCTCCTCGGGCAGGTCGTTGCCGAGCTCGGCGGCGTGGGCGGCGTAGTTGCGGCCGATGCCGACGACCTTGCTCCGCGGGATGATCGGCGCGAGGAGTCGTACGTCGCTGAGCCGGAGCTCCTCCTCGACGAGCTTGATCCCGACGTAGAGCGGGTCTCCGGCGAGCGGCACGACGACCGAGTCCTCGGCCGGCTGGCCGAACTCGTCGACCTCGCCGGTCACGACGCCGAAACGGGGCTCGTCACCCGTGGTGAACCTGCAGATGCGCATGGTCCGAGGCTATCCAACCGACCGGCACGCGCCCGCACGCGGTCGCACGACCCTGAATGTGGTCGGGATGTGGTCGGGGTGCGGTCGGCGTGCGGCCGGTCGGGGACGCCGGGGACGCCCGGGAAGTCGGGAGGTCCCTCCCCATGCGGGACCTCCCGTCCTTCCTCCCTGCCGCGTCGGGCGCACCAGCGCGCTGCGGACCAGACACCCCCGTGACCCGGTCCCAGGCAGCGCACGCGACGACGCGCTCGACCATCCTGTCCCGCGGGACGAGCGCCACCCACACCCGCGACGCGAACCCGAACAAGCCCGAACAGGCGGCACGCTCACGCCTCGGCGACCGACCACTCGAGCGGCCGCACCCGGGCGGGCAGCGACTCCAGGACCGCGAGCGAGACGAACCCGCAGATGCGGCGTCCACACGTCGGTCGTTCGCGGTGCTCACCTGCCACACGACAGAGGCGGCGACGGCCAGCGCGAGGAAGACCGCCAGCGCGACGACGGTCAGCGGCGACGGGGCGGCATCAGCCAGGTGTGGGTGCTCACGCGCCGCACCCTAGGACGACGCGCGGTGTCGCGAGTGCGGTTCCCGCGATGTCGGGACGAGGGGTCCTCACGAACTACCGTTGCGGCGTGCAGGTGCTGACCGGATCCGAGTGGCGCGCGCGGGCCGAGGCCCACGCCGCCCGCGTCGACGACTTCGTGGCGCCGCACCTCGCCCGCCGGGCGGAGAAGGTGAAGCACCCGGTCCACGACTTCCTCTTCACCTACTACTCCCAGCGCCCCGCGCAGCTGCGCCGCTGGCACCCGGGCTTCGGGGTCGCGCTGGAGGACGCCGGGGACTACGCCCACCTGAAGGGCTATGCGGGCGACCCGGTCACGGTGGCGCCTAGCTTCGTGGAGTCGCAGCTCCCGCTGCTGCGCCAGCTCCACACCCTGCTGTCGGCGACGGCCGGGCGCGCGCCGCAGTTCGGCTGCTTCGGCCTGCACGAGTGGGCGATGGTGCACCGCTCCGCCGACCACGGGACGCGGCACGACTGGCCGCTGCGGCTCGGCCAGGAAGGGACGGACGCCGTCGTCGAGTCGCACCGGATCGGCTGCTCGCACTTCGACGCGTTCCGCTTCTTCACGCCGTCCGCGCGTCCGCTCAACACCCTCCAGCCGGGCCGCGACGACCGTCCCGACTTCGAGCAGCCGGGCTGCCTGCACGCCGGCATGGACCTCTACAAGCACGCGTTCCGGCTCTCGCCGATGGTCTCCAGCGACCTGGTCGCCGACTGCTTCGAGCTCGCCCGCGACATCCGGGTGCTCGACATGAGGGCGGCGCCCTACGACCTCGCCGACCTCGGCTTCGAGCCCGTCCGCATCGAGACCGCGGAGGGAAAAGCGGCCTACGTCGAGGCGCAGCGGGGGTTCGCGGAGCGGGGTGCCCCGCTGCGTGCCCGCCTGGTCGCCGCGTGTGAGCGGCTGCTGGGCGTCGTACCCTCGCCGGTGTGAGCAGACCGCACGTCCGCACCGAGCTGCCATGGTTGCGGTCCGGGCCGATCCACAAGGTGCACACCAGCGTCGTCGGCGAGATGGACGCGCTGATCGAGCGGGCGGGCTACCTCCGCATCGACCTCGACGGGTCGGTGATGACCTCGCGCGCGGCCGCACACGCCGAGATCGGGCGGGCGCTGGGGTTCCCCGACTGGTACGGCCCGAGCTGGGACGGCTTCAACGACTGCATGGGCCACTTCGTGATCGAGCACGACGGCGCGCTGGTCGCGATCGTGGTCAACGACGTCGAGGCCGCGGCCGGGGCGGCGCCGGTGACGGCGATCGAGGTCGGGTGGGGCTTCCTCGAGGTGAAGTTCGGCGTCATCCCGACGCTCGGCGCCGGGCAGACCGCGACGATCGACCTCGACGTCTTCATGGTCGGCGACGGTCCCGACTTCGACCGGCCGCCGTCACTGGACGTCGGGCCTCAGAACTCGTAGCCGAAGGCCTCGATGGTGTCGGCGAAGACCGTCGCGACCCGCTCACGCGAGGCGTCGGTGTAGAGCTCGCGGTAGTGCCCCGCCGGCCGTGCGTTGCCCTTGGCGCGCGGGAGGTCCGGCGTACCGGGCAGGGACAGGTGGTCCCAGACCTCCTGCAGCTCGGTCGCGAGGTTCTCGTAGCGCAGGACCCGGTCGAGGGCCATCGTGCCGCGGATCCGGTAGAGCCGGCGGTTGTTGGCGAGCTGCTCGATCCAGATCTCCCGGACGTAGGTCTCGAAGTCGGGGAGCTCGGGTCGGTCCTTGTACTTCCAGAAGTAGAGGGAGACGACCGCGTCCCACGGGTTCCGCTCGATGGCGAAGGTGAAGTAGTCGCGGAACGCGTCCTCACCGACGAGGTCGCGCGTCGCCTTGGCGCCCATGTGGTTGTAGGCCTTGCGGGGCAGCGGCGGCGACTGGAAGTTCTGCGGCGCGCGGCCGCCGGCGGCCTGGCGGAGGGCCTCGTCCTCGGGGCTGATCTCGGTGATGACGTCGTCGGGTCCGCACACCTTCGACAGCGCGATCTCCACGCTCGTGCCCGCGGTCTTGCGGGTCTTGAGGAAGATGAAGCGGTGCTGGTGGGACGCGATCACGGGCACGACCCTATCCGCCGGCCCACCGATACGGTGGGCGGCGTGACCGTCCCTCAGGAAGCCAGCGGCGAACACTTCAGGGGCGAGGACTGGTACGGCGACGACCTCGGCGCCGCCCGCTTCGTCGAGTGCACCTTCACCGACGTCGACCTCTCCGAGGCCTCGACCGCAGGCGCCGTCTTCGAGCGGTGCACCTTCCACGGCGGCCGGTTCAACGCCTCGACGCACACGGCCACGGCCTTCGTCGGCTGCGACTTCCGGCGCACGTCGTTCTTCGACGCGACGCTCGACGGCTGCAAGCTGGTGGGCTCGACGTTCGCCGAGTGCGTGCTGCGACCGGTCACCGTCACCGGCGGGTCGTGGCTCGGCGTGACCGTCCGCGGCGCCAACCTCTCGCGCGTCGACCTCAGCGGCGTCGACCTGCGCGAGGCCGACCTGTCGCTGTCCGACCTCACCCTCACCGTGCTCCGCGGCGCACGCCTGGACCGGGCCCTCCTCCGCGAGGCCACCCTCGACCGCGCCGACCTCCGCGGCGCGAGCCTCGACGGCGTCGACCTGTCGGCCGCCTCGCTGAAGAAGACCAGGCTCGACCTCGCCGGCGCCGTGCTGCTCGCCGAGCTCCACGGGGCCGACGTCGACACGAGCACCTGACGCCTGCGCCCGATCCGGGCGCAGTGCCCGGTCAGGACAGGCGGGCGCGGAGGCCGTCGACCACGAGGTCGAGGCCGAGGTCGAAGTCGGGCAGCGAGTCGAGGGAGCGCTCGACGGCGCCGAGCCGGACGGCCTGGCGGGCGGTCTGCTCCTCGAACGCGTGGCCGAAGACGTAGTGGACCAGCGTGCGGGAGGCGACCGCGACGAGCTCGGCAGGCGCTCCGGCGTCGGTCAGGACCTTCTCGAGGTCGGCGACGGGCGCCGCGGCACCGAGGCCGAAGGCCCACACGGTGGCGACCACGTCGGCGCCGTCGGTGCAGGCGAGCATCGCCTGCCGCAGCTCGACGCAGATCTCCCGGAGCTGGTCGGGCCACTCGGCGGCCGTGCGCGGGCGCGCGCCGCGGGCGAGGATCTCGTCGGCGACGGCGGCGAGCAGCACCTGCTTGCTCTCGAAGTGGTGG
This genomic interval carries:
- the gltX gene encoding glutamate--tRNA ligase gives rise to the protein MSTPVRVRMAPSPTGSPHVGLARTALYNWAFARHHGGTFVFRIEDTDKARNTEESYDSLIDLMTWLGLTWDEGVVVGGPYGPYRQSERTDIYADVLARLRESSYTYDCFCTNDEVEARRKASGSKVMGYDGFCRELSAEQRAAFEADGRAPIVRFRMPDGSITWDDLVRGDITFETEHVPDFALCRANGDPLYTLTAPVDDATMAITHVLRGEDLLSSTPRQIALFDALKELGVATTTPAFGHLPYVMGEGNKKLSKRDPQAHMALYREQGFLPEGLLNYLALLGWAISGDRDVFSLDEMVEKFEISDVNPNPARFDLKKAEAINTAQMRLLPLDEITHRVLPFLKDAGVVGDPVGDADAQLLELAMPLVAERINKLTEAAPMLGFLFVDEADFVREEELDGTAKDVVKAAYDALAGVESWSTAAIEDALRVALIEGLGLKPRLAFGPVRIAISGRKVSPPLFESMELLGRDRSLARLHDAMFD
- a CDS encoding fumarylacetoacetate hydrolase family protein yields the protein MRICRFTTGDEPRFGVVTGEVDEFGQPAEDSVVVPLAGDPLYVGIKLVEEELRLSDVRLLAPIIPRSKVVGIGRNYAAHAAELGNDLPEEPLMFLKPNTTVVGPGDPIFYPPQTSDLHYEGELAVVIGRICRDVPAEQATDVIFGYTIANDVTARDLQRSDVQFTRAKGFDSFCPLGPWIETDLDPQAFSDGVAVQTHLNGDVVQDGSTADMIFDVPTLVAHVSSVMTLLPGDVILTGTPEGVGPMEVGDEVEISIAGIGALTNPVSKRA
- a CDS encoding 3-methyladenine DNA glycosylase — translated: MQVLTGSEWRARAEAHAARVDDFVAPHLARRAEKVKHPVHDFLFTYYSQRPAQLRRWHPGFGVALEDAGDYAHLKGYAGDPVTVAPSFVESQLPLLRQLHTLLSATAGRAPQFGCFGLHEWAMVHRSADHGTRHDWPLRLGQEGTDAVVESHRIGCSHFDAFRFFTPSARPLNTLQPGRDDRPDFEQPGCLHAGMDLYKHAFRLSPMVSSDLVADCFELARDIRVLDMRAAPYDLADLGFEPVRIETAEGKAAYVEAQRGFAERGAPLRARLVAACERLLGVVPSPV
- a CDS encoding barstar family protein, with translation MSRPHVRTELPWLRSGPIHKVHTSVVGEMDALIERAGYLRIDLDGSVMTSRAAAHAEIGRALGFPDWYGPSWDGFNDCMGHFVIEHDGALVAIVVNDVEAAAGAAPVTAIEVGWGFLEVKFGVIPTLGAGQTATIDLDVFMVGDGPDFDRPPSLDVGPQNS
- a CDS encoding sulfotransferase family 2 domain-containing protein; protein product: MIASHQHRFIFLKTRKTAGTSVEIALSKVCGPDDVITEISPEDEALRQAAGGRAPQNFQSPPLPRKAYNHMGAKATRDLVGEDAFRDYFTFAIERNPWDAVVSLYFWKYKDRPELPDFETYVREIWIEQLANNRRLYRIRGTMALDRVLRYENLATELQEVWDHLSLPGTPDLPRAKGNARPAGHYRELYTDASRERVATVFADTIEAFGYEF
- a CDS encoding pentapeptide repeat-containing protein — protein: MTVPQEASGEHFRGEDWYGDDLGAARFVECTFTDVDLSEASTAGAVFERCTFHGGRFNASTHTATAFVGCDFRRTSFFDATLDGCKLVGSTFAECVLRPVTVTGGSWLGVTVRGANLSRVDLSGVDLREADLSLSDLTLTVLRGARLDRALLREATLDRADLRGASLDGVDLSAASLKKTRLDLAGAVLLAELHGADVDTST
- a CDS encoding TetR/AcrR family transcriptional regulator C-terminal domain-containing protein, with product MPHHRSDVLDHAISLLDRGGLASLTMRRLGTELEVQPSAIYHHFESKQVLLAAVADEILARGARPRTAAEWPDQLREICVELRQAMLACTDGADVVATVWAFGLGAAAPVADLEKVLTDAGAPAELVAVASRTLVHYVFGHAFEEQTARQAVRLGAVERSLDSLPDFDLGLDLVVDGLRARLS